Proteins encoded within one genomic window of Deltaproteobacteria bacterium PRO3:
- a CDS encoding DUF861 domain-containing protein has protein sequence MEPRRRGQREIHAEESAFSRTPIFPYGLMLSLFTTYYACPEGGNMKKKSLLIMAFLGIGLGLVKTQAHAEQMILYRAGVTVPASELMDLGDIGAIGGEILEGNPAASARFDYFVPGYSGGVFQVTRGTIRVTYPFTEHATILNGVVRIRDEHGNEDVLSAGDSYLITQGSTILVEVLTPKLQKSFYNYQGASDLPGPMAVFQRGRPVPDEDFLVLDPAALGGRIVEGDPVVSARFDLFQDSLVGGVFQTTQGTFEITMPFTEHGGIHQGVSVIQVGSESPQMLFPGDSYLILKGTSLRWEAQGASVQKTFLNSTLP, from the coding sequence ATGGAGCCCCGGCGGCGGGGGCAACGCGAAATTCACGCCGAAGAATCCGCCTTTTCGCGGACGCCGATTTTTCCTTACGGGCTTATGCTTTCTCTGTTTACAACGTACTATGCGTGTCCAGAAGGAGGAAATATGAAAAAAAAATCGTTACTCATTATGGCGTTCCTGGGAATAGGGTTGGGCCTTGTGAAGACGCAGGCCCATGCGGAACAGATGATCCTCTATCGAGCCGGCGTCACCGTGCCTGCCTCCGAACTGATGGACTTGGGCGACATCGGCGCCATCGGCGGGGAGATCCTCGAAGGCAACCCGGCCGCATCCGCCCGCTTCGACTATTTCGTGCCGGGCTATTCCGGCGGGGTGTTTCAGGTCACTCGCGGGACGATACGCGTCACCTACCCTTTCACCGAGCACGCGACGATCCTGAACGGAGTCGTCCGGATCCGTGACGAGCACGGCAACGAAGATGTGCTGTCGGCGGGAGACAGCTATCTAATCACCCAGGGCAGCACGATCTTAGTGGAGGTGCTCACTCCCAAGCTGCAAAAGTCCTTCTACAACTATCAAGGCGCTTCCGACCTTCCCGGGCCGATGGCGGTGTTTCAGCGGGGCCGCCCCGTTCCCGACGAGGATTTCTTGGTTCTTGACCCAGCCGCTTTGGGCGGGAGGATCGTGGAAGGGGACCCCGTCGTTTCCGCGCGCTTCGACCTGTTCCAGGACAGTCTGGTCGGCGGAGTTTTTCAGACGACGCAAGGGACCTTCGAGATCACCATGCCCTTCACCGAACACGGAGGAATCCATCAAGGAGTATCCGTGATCCAGGTGGGTTCGGAATCGCCGCAAATGCTGTTTCCCGGCGATTCCTATCTGATTCTGAAAGGCACCTCGCTGCGCTGGGAAGCGCAGGGCGCCTCGGTCCAAAAAACCTTTCTCAACTCCACGCTGCCTTGA